In a genomic window of Littorina saxatilis isolate snail1 linkage group LG6, US_GU_Lsax_2.0, whole genome shotgun sequence:
- the LOC138968660 gene encoding uncharacterized protein → MSFKANFLAVSAVFTVVLFSVFTPSDSFSPESTGGVWPDPNSPPVWPNTFQVQFAEIINLGPIGQVKNNGTWYYNFSNLTARFDHLKGQKNNFCQGQGLSPKDPTADCHLLFTKPGDMWVIYPDAKHCCRLCGIAEGCTVLKPDWLSGSKLIETIDIGGRKCAGWAKKGAVAPADTWYSDIQGVPCRYHEVVQTFKHNLTFVPSSYSTGPVDPGVFHVPEYCQKKCPHPYPQPPV, encoded by the exons ATGTCTTTCAAAGCAAATTTCCTGGCTGTGAGCGCAGTTTTCACTGTGGTGCTATTTTCTGTCTTCACTCCCAGCGACAGTTTCTCGCCTGAGAGTACGGGAGGGGTATGGCCAGACCCCAACTCTCCCCCCGTGTGGCCAAATACTTTTCAGGTGCAGTTCGCAGAAATAATTAACCTGGGCCCAATCGGCCAGGTGAAAAACAATGGCACCTGGTACTACAACTTTAGCAACCTGACTGCAAG GTTTGACCATTTGAAAGGTCAGAAAAACAACTTCTGCCAAGGGCAAGGCCTGAGCCCCAAAGACCCAACAGCCGACTGCCATCTCCTGTTCACCAAACCCGGGGATATGTGGGTTATCTACCCTGACGCCAAACATTGCTGTCGTCTGTGCGGGATTGCAGAGGGTTGCACTGTCCTCAAACCTGATTGGCTCAGCGGCAGCAA GCTGATCGAAACAATCGACATCGGGGGCCGGAAGTGCGCTGGGTGGGCCAAGAAGGGTGCTGTTGCACCAGCAGACACGTGGTATTCGGACATCCAAGGTGTCCCATGTCGCTACCACGAGGTGGTGCAAACCTTCAAACACAACTTGACCTTCGTACCAAGCTCCTACTCCACGGGGCCCGTTGACCCCGGGGTGTTTCACGTGCCCGAGTACTGTCAGAAGAAATGTCCGCATCCTTATCCACAGCCTCCTGTTTGA